The Desulfotomaculum sp. genome window below encodes:
- a CDS encoding prenyltransferase, whose amino-acid sequence MEKIQLYFRETRPQFLILTLVCVIVGVAAAYWKASGINVFHLVIILIGALSAHASVNILNDYLDYKSGLDKCTLKTPFSGGSGILPGKQMTPSAALVFGILTFALTALIGVYFLVICGWPLMLVGLPGLILIAFYTQFITRHPLLCLLAPGIGFGPCMVMGTYYVLQGSYDWTSVAASLVPCFLVSNLLLLNQYPDAEVDRLVGRRHFPILIGRTKSTYIYTSFVIAMYICVFAAVYMRLLPPLALISVFPFFIVVKIIKGLLKDSDQIMNIIPLMGQNVIFILLTPLLMAVGLFFSHTF is encoded by the coding sequence ATGGAGAAGATTCAACTTTATTTTCGTGAAACGCGGCCACAGTTTTTGATCCTGACTTTAGTCTGCGTTATTGTCGGTGTTGCTGCGGCCTATTGGAAGGCGAGCGGCATCAATGTTTTCCACCTGGTCATCATTTTAATAGGCGCCCTTTCAGCTCACGCTTCGGTAAACATATTAAATGATTATTTAGATTATAAAAGCGGGCTTGATAAGTGCACTCTAAAAACACCTTTCAGCGGGGGCAGCGGCATCCTGCCGGGAAAACAAATGACACCTTCGGCCGCTCTTGTTTTCGGTATTTTAACCTTTGCTTTAACGGCGCTGATTGGAGTATATTTTTTAGTTATCTGTGGGTGGCCTTTAATGCTGGTTGGCCTGCCCGGATTAATCCTGATTGCGTTTTACACCCAGTTTATAACACGGCATCCTCTGTTATGCTTGCTTGCTCCCGGAATAGGGTTCGGTCCCTGCATGGTTATGGGAACTTACTATGTCCTACAGGGTTCTTATGACTGGACTTCGGTGGCCGCTTCTTTGGTTCCCTGCTTTTTGGTCAGCAACCTGTTGCTTCTTAACCAATATCCTGACGCCGAAGTGGACCGCCTGGTCGGCCGGCGCCATTTCCCCATTCTAATAGGCAGGACAAAGAGCACATATATTTATACATCATTTGTTATCGCCATGTACATCTGCGTTTTCGCAGCCGTCTATATGCGCTTACTGCCGCCGCTGGCCTTAATTTCTGTCTTCCCATTTTTCATTGTGGTCAAGATTATCAAGGGTTTGCTTAAAGACAGCGATCAAATCATGAATATAATTCCCCTCATGGGTCAGAACGTTATCTTTATCCTGTTAACCCCGCTTTTGATGGCTGTTGGGCTATTCTTTTCACATACTTTTTAA